The genomic window GTGCTAGGAATGCTCGTTCCCAGGTCAGATGGGGATTTCACTGATAGGCCACTCACATGCTATTACTCACTCTGTCCTGGCAACAGTAGCTAAAAGACGGCTGGACCACCTGTCTTACAAGTCTTACAAGTCTCTCAGTTCCAGGAGATGGTTTCCACTTGTTGCTTCTTCTCATGTCTAGAATCACACTACTACAATCATGGATCTTAGAGAACTATATATTTCATTTCAAGTAGCCAGTGcttatgtatgctcagtcactcagttgtgtccaactctttgagacctcatggactgcagccctccaggctcctctgtccatggggattctccaggcaagaatcctggagtgggttgccatgccctcctccaggggatcttcccaacccagagatcgaacccaggtctcccacattgcaggccgattctttactgactgagccaccagggaagcccaagagtacagcagtggatagcctatcccttctccaggggatcttcctgccatAGGAATTGAAccacggtctcctgcattgcaggcaggttcaaGTAGCCTAGTTAtctaatttttttcatcattGACTCAAGAAACAAGAATCTTGTAAAATGGGCAGAACACAAGCAATACATCTAGTGACCCCAGTAAGGTCGTAAGTAAGTAAGCAGTGTTATCTTCTAAGAAGTTCCATGGCTTGGGCTAGAAAAATTGATCTCTATGGTGGAGCAGATATTTCTGCTCTTAAGGAGGTCAGATTCATGCACAATGCACACTAGCAAGGAAAGAAGAGGCCCAAATGggcagagaaacattttatttgcaaatttttcttctcttgccttaaaataaaaattttatttcattccctCTTAAGATTTGCCTGCATTAGGATGAACTTCTGGGAGCCCTCCCCCTGTAGCCCCCTACCAATGGGTGAAGATCACACGCTTCATCCCACTCAGGAGTGAGGGGCAGCAGAGGgggtccttcccctcccctcccccgcagcTCTGCTTGCCAGCCCCTCTGGTCCTGGTGACGCCAGGATGCTGGGCTCTGAGGCTTTGTAATTGACAACAGGAGACTTGTGGGACCTTCACAGCCACCAGTTACTGTAAAGGCCTGCTGATCTCAATGCAGGGGAGCACAAGGGtgcatacacatgtacacacagtgcactgagcatgcacacaagcacacacctTTATAGCGAGGCATCCAGATGCTGTCACGGCCCCTTTAAGAACTAGGGGACAGGATACTGGGCACTGGGGTGGGGCCCAACATCTAGTGTCACAGGCTGGGCCACACTCCCAGGCTCTAGTCCAGGCCTGGGTGGGGAGCCAGTGGGAGGGGCTCCCAGAGACCTATGTTTGGGTGAGGGTGGGAATTGATTGGGACTCCTTTGAGCTCTAGGCAAATTTGCGGCAAGTAGAGTAtgtggattttgttttgttttgctttctttcttttctttcatgtttataTTGAGGTTGAAAAGGTTATTATGAATGTGGGAGAATAGAAAAAGCCATTCTCTATGATTGTCAGCAGTGCTGATAGGAATAAGTAGCTCcagaaaatctttttaaattgtgCACATTTATATAGTTCAAATTATGCCTGAGTCCCAGAGAAGCAGGAAGCAACATCAAAAAGCAACGGACATAGAAAAACACACGTATATGTCCCCTCACATTCAAACAATACAGTTCCTTTGACAATGGAAGCAGCAAACCCACCCTCTACAAACCACCTGCCCAAGAAAATTTGAAACTTTCTCTTGAAGAACAGAGTCACTCAGTAATTTTTGGCCTCCAGAccagaagaagaaaatggaaaacaaaacaaaacaaaacacccagaCAAACTACAGTGTTAGGGTTGGCAGCATCCATGCTCTTCTCCCTGCAGAGGCAGGATCTGCTGTTTTGATCACTGAGTCAGGGGGACCACATCGCTGCCCCTCACAAACACTGCAGACAGGTGTCTTCAAGACTCTGGGGTTCCTcaccagctctttttttttttgatacccCAGAGAGTAGTTGGGATGGAGGCCTTTACCCCTGGCTTCCTCTAAAATGCCCTTTAAGAAATGGATGTTTAGTGAGCCTGCAAAAATTCTGGAGCCAATCTCTTGGAGGACTGAGCACGAAGTGGGGCCCAGGAATCCAGAATATCTCATGCAAGAATCTCACCCACTAGAAATTATTGACCTTCAGAGATCTTTTTTTAACTTAGAGGGGAGGTGCACTGTACAGTTGCTCCACTGGGAGAAAAAAATCCCAATCCCTTCCTATCTGCCCACATCCCCTAAACTCTCCCAACCACACCATTAAGGCACTGCCGGGGGACAGACATGCTTCGGCAATGAGGCCCCTCCAGAGGCTCAGGGTGTGAACAGCTGCACGGAGGGCTGTGTGCTGTGGAGTCAGCACcttaggaggtgggagggggcagtgggcagagaaggaaggagtcTCAGGTCGTGATGGATCAGAAGAAGCAAAATGGGGAGAGGTGGTCAGGACATAGGAGATGAGAAAGCCAAGGATGAATGCAAGAGGGGCGAAAaccagaaaatatagaaaagatgagaggagcaaaggaaagaggcAAAACAGGATGTGGGCAACAAAACAAGAAGGAGACACagcagaaggagggaaggaaacatAAAGAGAGTGAGATGAATGGGGAAGGatgtgaggagggagagagggagccaAGAAGAGGACATCATAGGATATCTTCACTCTGTGAAGACACCGGATAGGACCAGACAGAATCAGGAGCACTGGAGACATCCTTAGTCCCTATGGAAACCTGGCGGGCCCAGTACACCAGGTCGACCATGTACATCAGTAGGTTGATGGCTGTCAGGATGGCCACAGCCAGGCACTGGTCCCAGTCGCACACGTTGTAGGAGAGCTCATCAACGCAGCTCATGTCCATGAACCGCTGGGGCATTCCGCCGAACTCCTCGCTGAACTGGTAGAGTGGCCAGAGGACCATAGAGCTGACGTAGAGGAGGACGGAGAGCAGGGTGAGCAAAAGCTGGAAAATGGAGAAGGGCCTGGGCTGCATATATTCCCATTCACCCAGGTTTAGCAGGAGGACCACAGCTGCCAGGATGAAGCAGATGGAGTACACGGCCACACACCACTCCAGGGCCGGCTGGTGCAGGTACAGGGAGGTGTTGCTGAGGAAGGCAAAGATGACACCGGCCACGAAGGTCTCCAGCACCTTCAGCAGGGCTGACATGGTGTGCTCATAAAAGAAGATCTCCTCAAGATCATACCAGGCCCTCATCCCGGCCACTTCTATGACATACAGCACAGATGCGATGCAGGAGAAAGCAGTGGCGGCGATTGCCTGGTCCCGGTAAGGATGATCAGGCAGGAACTGGACGTAGGTGATGGAGTAGATGATGGAGGCCGAGAGGCAGATGAGGGCAGCGTAGCAGGCATAGGTGACACAGATGTTATGCCAGTAGAAAGGAAAATCATAATAGAGATTGCGTAAGTCGACTATGGAGATGATGAGGGTCATGGCGAAACAGACGCACCAGAAGGACATGGACCAGTTACCTATGGCGCCTCTCAGAGTGCCCATGTCGGCCACAAGCGAGAAGGCCACGCAGGTGGAGAAGAGCTGTGGCAGGCGGAGGAACCAGAACACACAGAGGATGGAGTCACTGCCTGGGTGTATCCACCGGGTGGGCATGGTGCTGTGATGGTCAGGCAGGTCACGGTCACCAGTACAGCAGTGGTCTTCCCTGAGGACCCACCAGAGAAAGATCCAGTTCCAGAGGTGGATTGTGTCAGATGCCTGGAAAAGGCTCAGGGCCCTGTGAAGGCTGAAGCTCAGGACCTGTGGAGTTGGAACCAATGGCTCAGACACTCAGGTAACAAACAGCACAGCTGCTCCAGAATGGTTCTCCCCACCCATCACCCTTGGCCTTGTCAGGAGACTTGTCTTATCCCAAAGCTCCCAGCTGGTTGTGGTCTAGCCTCAAACCATGAACATTGTGGATCTCCCTAAGCTGGCCATTATTTatggagacacagagatggaTGGTCCTTATCTTTAATCCCAACCCTTCAAGTCTctcaaaattgaaaatgaatatttaaaaaattggtaACAAAATTCGACCCAAAGAAACTTGAGACAAATtatgatctttttttattttacttaatgtgACTGTTCAAAAGTTCAGTTCCCGAAACACTAATGTGTATGATTACAAGGTGCTTTCAGACCCCAGTGGGGTGTGATGTCATGTAGAGTAGACGTACTATGTCACCTGTATGGAGCTGAAAATCCTGAATTCTAGAGAATATCTGACCCAAGGGTTTCAGAAAAGGGACTGTGGAGTGTCCTTTTGactaaccccattttacagatgagaaaactaaggtagGGGAATTAAGTCCTTCCCTAAGGTGGCATGACCATGAAGTTGGAACCCCAGATAAATATACCAAAGCCGTGGGCATGAACTCTTTGCTCTACAGCACACATGGCAGAAATCCCCTTAGGTGGAGCCCAGGACCAAAGCCTAGAACACACCTTCAGGGCCACAGCCTCCTTCCACAGCAACCTGAAAATACATGAATCCAGCCCTCTCCTCCCTGCAGCCATCACTAGAAGAAGCTGCCATGTGAGGGGACACAGCCCCACCCGGAGGAGGGCAGCTTCAGAAGTGAACAGGGAGGAGCCATGGGGTGAGAGCAAGGCCGTGGGGACAGGATGAAATGGGAAGTAGGGACTATTGTGACTCCCCTGCCCAATTTTGCCTTCACATGTGACTCTTTTGCATTGGGTCAGGGGACCCCAACCTAGCATGATTCCAAGGTGGAGCGTCATGGAGGAACCAAGGAACGAAATGTTAAAATGCCAGCTTTTTAAGCTCCAAAGCACCAATCCACGTGCAAATCTAATCCTTTTAAGGGCAGGAGCTAAGAGAGGAGGCCCCTGCAGGACCCCTGGGAGAGGCCAGCCCTGAGGATGCGcccgggctggggtgggggtgagggggcagaGTGGAGATGACTGGGGGGATCCCAGGGTCCCAGAGCCCCTGAGGCAGCCCAGTAGGGGTCTTCTGACCCAGAAGGGATGCAGGCATGGAGCCAACCTTCCCATGGAGGAGGGTCCTGGGCTGGAACTGAGAGAGGAGAACAGGGGCCTGAAGGGGTTTCAGGGCTGTGACAGGGACACGTGGCCAGAGTGGCAGGGACCCTGGAGACCACGGAATTGCCCAGGTCACCACCCAAGACAGTCCCTCCAGCCAGGGCTGCAGTCCTGCTCACACAGGGCCTCCTCCTGGGTCCCGTGTGTGGGGGGAGTGAGGCCTCTCCCAGCCCGCCCCCTCCACAGGGACAGCCGCCCTGTTTCCAAGGGATTATTTGCTGAGAGGTCCCCAGGGCTGAAGGGAGAGCAGCCTGAGCCCCAGCCAGCTTCCTGCCATCAGGGGCCTTGTTGCCTTTGCTGATAATAAACCCTGGGACAAGCTGAGGCTGGAAAGAGAAATAGAGAGCAAAGCTGAGAACCTCCCTGGACTCACAAATCTCCTTGAGCCCCATTGCAGGGGAGCCCTGGAGCCTGCTGGCCTCCTAGTGGGCACTGCCAGGGTGGGGAAGGGTTactggggtgagggagggagggagtgtcaTGCTCTCTGTACCCCAGTTTGATCCCAGTTTAATTACTTGAAGTCACCCTGAAATTCCACCTAAGATAAGAGACAACTTGAATGTTTTGAATCCATTGAATGCATCAgagagaggatatggagaagagGAAGCATGGGGATTCCAACCGCGTGACCCTGggtcaggcctgtgccctggaaagCAGGAAGTGGAAGTTTATCTGAGTCTCCCAGCAGCCCCTCCTCCACTCTAATCTGTGAGCCTGGATGTGGTGCCCCCGTCAGAGCACAGCCGATGTGGCTGAGCCCTGCCTGCCAGGCAGCCAGGCATGTGGACTGGAAAACAGTGAGCTGGGAAGGTCATGGCCAGAACAGAGGAAGGAACGAGGAGGTGCGAGAAGGGCAGAGAAGGGTGAGATGGGATGGACACTCAGAGTGACAAGGAGTAGAGCCTTCATAGCTGGATGATCATGGCAAGCTACTCAatagaacctcagtttccccttctgttcAATGTCTCTATACCTACTTTGTGTCAATTAAATGAATAACAGCATGTGACGGGTTCATCAGAAGGCCTGTCACATGGAACCCTCAATCTGTGCCAGCTACCTCCCTACCCCCCTCACAGAGGACCCGGAAGGCCCTGGCTCTGGACATCAGCACATGCAGCTTGATTTGCTGCAGATCAGGGGCTGCAAACCAGTTTGCACTGCAGGTGAACTCTTGATGTGTTCAGTTTTCCATCACAGtgttttcatgaaaaaatatGTGGTATCACTAGCATTACTATTTCTTCCCTGAGTGTTTGGTGGCTGCACATTGTTTTAATTTCACGTGACAATTCGGATTACAGCTCCTTTTCAAGCCTCAGGAAATACAGTGTCACCTGGTTTGGTTCCCGTGGCAGTGATGTTGCTGGAGATAAGCAGCTGCTAGCctcttttctttatattgttttccatCCTCATCTCTGTTtagtattttctatatttctctCATTCTCATGTATAACTGACATAAAGCAGGACTATGATCATCTCTCCTGTGATTGGTTTCCCGTCTTCGGCATGGCCACGCTTCCTGCCTGCTCACAGAAGTGTCCACCCCTCCATCCAGGGAGCATCCATGTCCTCAACCTCAGCCTTCAATACATTTCAAATGCAGTGAAATCACGTGTAgacatgtgtgtacatacatgcatacatgtttGTAGGGAATATCTGTATCTTTTTCCTGTTTTGTCAACATGAGACCATGTCTTCCCAGAGCATCTTGCTTTTGCACCGCCCCAGACAGGTGCAGCTGGTCCTCTCCAGGGATCCTAGTGCTCTCCATCCCCTTAtttccttccctcctggctcCTTGGGCATCAGTGGACCCTCCCCTGTGAGTCTCAGACACGGGACATAGGATGGGACAAGGGATCCTGGGATCCAAGTGATCACCATGCTCTGGTGCAGGAGGTCAGCAagtttttctgagaaattttttaaaaaatatgacaaagaatatatttttcatttctggaaaTTAAATCTGGTTTCCTAGATCTGCAACAAATTATCACAAGCCTGGCGGCTTAAAACAGCAGACAcatattctctcacagttctggaggtcagcgTTTTGaaacaaggtgtcagcagggctgctgTCTCTGATGCCCCAGGGGAGGGTCCCGCTTTGCGTCTTTTAGCTTCTGGAGGCCCTTCAGCTTGTCCCATGTTACTAAACTCTGGCTTGTCCGGTCATCCCTCAAGAAGCCAAATACCGAGAGATGAGTGCTGGGCTTTGCTTGGGACGAGGTGCCGCTCCTCCACTGTGAACACAATCATCGCTCACGTCTGTGCATCAGCCCATGTTGGACGGTGGTTtgaaaaaaatactaataaacaTTTCTACCTTTTTTTGTGGATCAACTTGGAGGATTTGGTTTTTTCCAGTTTAGTAGGTCTGAGGTGAGAAAAAGATTGTATGTCCAATAACAGCCCCTGACTCTTCTCCTGCACTGAAAGCTCCTGCAGGGAATCGTCTCAGTGGAAATCCACCCTTGgcatgcccccaccccacccccaccccaggggacaCACTCTGGCCAAATCAAGTGATCTGACCCGTCTTAAAAGGAGAGACTGCTTCAGACCTCCTTTCTTCCTCACACTGTGGTGATCTAAGGCTGTGTCCCACCAACACACTAGAACCCCTCCTCCTTCCAGGGACTGGAGTTAGGGGGAGGTGGGCGCAGATGCCCTGGCCTCAGGCATCAGGACTGGAACCACAGAGCTGGGGCTGGATTCAGTTCCCTAGAAAGCTGAccccctcttctccctcccttgCCTGCAGACACCTCTATAAGGGGGCAGGCTTTTCACAGTTTagtttcctttttgcctttaatTAATTGTCCTTCTTGGAAGAATACTAATTAGGTGTGACAGGAAGACGTGGGTATGGAGTTCCCTCCTACTTCCAGGTCTTGAAATAAGAGCTCTAACTGCAAAATATTGGAATTATTTAGAGATCCATGCAGGAACCAATGTTCTTTACAACTGAAAACATACATGGACCAGCTTGTATTGAAAGTAGAAAacccatttttttcttgattacagGGTCATATCTCCAGTTTTGCCCATCTGCCAAGATGCGTGCCAGTGGACTTGTAAAAGGGATGGATGTAGGTCCCTTCCCCCCACTTCACTGGCTCATCCAGAacagatttaaaacaaacaagcaattcTTCCTTGGGAAGAGAGTGGTACAGAGTCACAAACAAGCCATTTCCCACTTCTGCAGTGTCCAACTGGCCCCAAAGTTCCAAACAGCAAAGAATACACACGAACAGGTGGGAAGGGGGCTCCTGGGACCCACACCCCTCTACTCACTCAGTCAAGAGCTCGGTGCTCCTTCAGAGGCCAGTTTCCTTCTCttaacagaaagagaaagcaccCTGTGAGCaaggcctggggaggggcagggctagTTCCTGAAACTAGCAAGTTCAGCAGCTGCTGGAAAAGACCTATAGATCTTCCTGGGACTAGCTGGCACTCCACCCTATCTTCCCAGTGGCACTTTGCACCTTGTtctaggaagaaagggaggggttGGAGACTTGGGGGCCTGACTCCTGCCTGGACGCTCAACACTGTCCCCCAAGTCAGGCCCAGCTGCTTGTCGCTGAAGAAGCCAATACAGAGAGCTAAGTCTTGGGTTTAAGCAAAGTAGCTTTATCTTAAGGAAGCCGGCAAGAAGGTGTTTTACTGCCCAGAAGAATCAACTCCCAGCACTGCAAGGCTCAGCCGGGATTTATACGAGGAGGGAAGCAGGAAATGGCTGTAGGCGGCATGCTGGGCGTGCGCTGTGCTTCTATTTTGGGGGACTTTACAGTATCCACCAGGAGCCTTTCTGGGCTGAGAacatgtggttcttgctttgttcaGATCAGCACATCAGTTCCATGGGTCAGTGATTGTTTATTTTctagagaaaaaagaattgaGGCAGAAACAGAGCTTAACGGGCAAAGCAAAACTGAAACTAGAAAACAATGAACTCTGTTTAACTATTCATAAGCCTTTGGTTGAGAAACAAGCAAGGTTACAAACTGGTGCTGCTGACCTGCCTGACCACCATGATCACCATGTGCCCGACCTCAGGCCTGGGCACCCAAGCCCATCGTGGACTTCTTCCTCCACTTGGGGCAGCTGCTCTCCACCAGTGTGATCTTCTCGCTGGGGGCCACTGAGGGGGGCGTAATTAACTGGTGCATGTTCATGGTGCCTCTGGTTTACCGAGACCCTCACCATCTTCATAGGAGAGTTTGTGGGCTCCCTTCTCCTGGGACAGCTTTCTCTGCAACCACGCCTTTTACTTctccatctcctgcctctcaatGACCATCATCTTCGGTGCCACCTACATCAAGTTCTTGCCTCCAGGCTCCACCCGAAACTGGGTCATCAGTGCCACTGCATTTGCCTTAGTGGCTGCTGTACTCTACGCCATTGAAGCGTTCTGGATCATATCCAGCCTGGAGGCATGGTCTGGTTCAAGCCAGCCTTCCCAGGCCTGCTCAAGAGGCCAGAGAGTTATGCTGAGTGGCTCATCATCGCCTTCATCAGCAGCTCCCACCAGTATCAGCATCAGCCAGCCCTACGTTCGTAGTTGTGTCCTCaagtccctggggttcttcacCAGCTCCTTTTTGATTCTCCAGAGATTGGTTGGGGGTGGAAGTTATCCCAAATTCCTTTAACATGCCCTCTAGGCAGCCAGTGTGAGGCTGAGCATCAGGTGGGACCCAGGATACAAATTCTCTGCTTCAGAACTCTTGCCCATTGGGAATCAGTGaccttcagaattttttttttttatttaaaggggAGATGTACTATAAACTCCCTTCTATCGGGAAAAAGAGGCCCGATGCCTAGCTACCCACCCTCACTCCTTCTCGTCCTCATCCAGTCCGATGGCTTTAAGATTCCACTCAGTTGACAAATATGCCTGTGCACCAAGTGTGTGCCCGGCAGTTTTCTAGACACTGGACAGAGAGCAGAGAAGATAACTAGTAGTTCCTCCCTCATGGAGCTTATCCTCTAGAACACAAGATGGAAAATCTGAGAACCAAAGTGTAatatcaggtcagttcagttcagttcagtcactcagtcatgtccaactctttgtgactccatgaatcacagcacgccaggccactctgtccatcaccaactcctggagttcactcagactcacgtgcatcgagtcagtgatgccatccagccatctcatcctctgtcgtccccttctcctcctgcccctaatccttcccatcatcagagtcttttccaatgagtcaactctttgcatgaggtggtcaaagtactggagtttcagctttagcatcattccttccaaagaaatcccaaggctgatctccttcagaatggaatatCAGGTCAGTGGGTGATAAATACTATGATAAAGGGAAAACAGGTGAAAAAGAGAGTTATTGGAATGCAG from Bos taurus isolate L1 Dominette 01449 registration number 42190680 breed Hereford chromosome 21, ARS-UCD2.0, whole genome shotgun sequence includes these protein-coding regions:
- the LOC522763 gene encoding uncharacterized protein LOC522763 (The RefSeq protein has 1 substitution compared to this genomic sequence), translating into MPTRWIHPGSDSILCVFWFLRLPQLFSTCVAFSLVADMGTLRGAIGNWSMSFWCVCFAMTLIISIVDLRNLYYDFPFYWHNICVTYACYAALICLSASIIYSITYVQFLPDHPYRDQAIAATAFSCIASVLYVIEVAGMRAWYDLEEIFFYEHTMSALLKVLETFVAGVIFAFLSNTSLYLHQPALEWCVAVYSICFILAAVVLLLNLGEWEYMQPRPFSIFQLLLTLLSVLPYVSSMVLWPLYQFSEEFGGMPQRFMDMSCVDELSYNVCDWDQCLAVAILTAINLLMYMVDLVYWARQVSIGTKDVSSAPDSVWSYPVSSQSEDIL
- the LOC522763 gene encoding uncharacterized protein isoform X1; the protein is MPTRWIHPGSDSILCVFWFLRLPQLFSTCVAFSLVADMGTLRGAIGNWSMSFWCVCFAMTLIISIVDLRNLYYDFPFYWHNICVTYACYAALICLSASIIYSITYVQFLPDHPYRDQAIAATAFSCIASVLYVIEVAGMRAWYDLEEIFFYEHTMSALLKVLETFVAGVIFAFLSNTSLYLHQPALEWCVAVYSICFILAAVVLLLNLGEWEYMQPRPFSIFQLLLTLLSVLLYVSSMVLWPLYQFSEEFGGMPQRFMDMSCVDELSYNVCDWDQCLAVAILTAINLLMYMVDLVYWARQVSIGTKDVSSAPDSVWSYPVSSQSEDIL